CTACgttcgagtccgtaacgtcgccgtttaccccatggtcagcacgtaagctatcacattgccctccatggattaataaggaaacccggaagctgttaaagtgtagaaaacatttctgggacttattcttgttgacaggtcatgcatcatttaagcgtgagtaccaaaaattccgtaatatctgtaagaaaaccatagccaaatcccgtaccacttacgaacgacagttggTATATAAtggccgtacttgtccgaaacgattgttttcgtatgttaaacggcgaatGAAACGTGGTGATTGTATTCCCCCGTTACTGTTATACGACATTCagatttactagctgaatcagatcgagcaaaagctgagactttttcaacatattttagcgaagtctactCTACGTTTAtcgtaacaaatacttgtcccactcacaccgagataccaaccattgaatctgtacaggtgactgaggaaactgtccttccgttgataactaacctcaaacctggtaagataccgggccctgacgggttacatccacggttgctgtcatctattgcggacattatttcaaaaccgcttgcgacactcttcaacatgtccctttcactcgctcaactccctacagattggaaggacgctatagtcagtcctacATTTAAGGATGGTCAGAGACAGATCGCATCTGACtacggcctgtcagtctaactagtaTTGTCGTTAAGttgcttgaaaagataattcgggttaggttgctaagccacatagattcacacaatctgttagctcctgagcaacacggatttcgtaacaagcgttcatgcttgactaacttgcttaatGCGAGGGAGGATTGAACAGCAgtcctagataacggtctgtctgtcgatgtgatattcatagatcttagcaaagcatttgacaaggtgtaccccaaggcaacATCTTAaaccctctgctcttccttccccacgttaatgagttaccactgttgcttaggtcgtcgacattattgttttgcggatgatgtaaaaatctggagttagatgggctcgagagtggggcttagaaatcaaccccatcagtgaatactttcaaggagaagccgaaccttcactggaaagcaatgtgtcaggattaatacaggttcaccaaccaactatccttattactgaagactgaccTATTATTGAGGACTGAGGATATCTATGATTCGGCAATTTCTTTTTCCTgtattatcgttaatatacaTAGTTTCCTGCCTGGAAGTATTGGTGGTCCACTTCCAGTAGACACAGAAGCCCGTtaggcgaaagcttcttctattccgtccacaaccatttgaaccatttgacaCTGAACTTGATTCGTGACTCCTTCAAGTATTAACGCCACCTATTCCTGGTTAATAGATTGGTTGTGATTGCCTAGTTCTCAGCttatttgtagttttttttctgtTCCAGATTTTCACATTACCACTCACAAGTTACTCTCAGAGTAGATTCGAATTTACGAAGAACTGAACTTAATGGGTTACATATATGATGTTTTTATTGTCAGTCTGCTGCTTCAACCCTGTTTTTACATTTTTGTTTCAAGCCTTACTGCTTCGTGAATACACCAGTAGTATTTTAATTAGCTATACAACAGCGCTTGTTAATTAATATATCAGAGTGCACGTTAACGTACATCCTGATATAATACATCCCAAGctcccaactttggggaaatttcgAGGAAATCCCCCCATGTAATAATACATCCCTAAAGTCACGGGAAATTTCTGGGTAGAACgcgaaatttccccaaaattgtgaaaaatgtcgaggttttattaataaatataagcCGACTTCCCCAAAGTGTAATAAGATTCTGGGGAAACATTGGGGTTTTCgtgccatttccccaaagtttactATGGCGGCTTTCCCAGAATGGGTCATATTCCCCCAAAATTGGGAGCTTGGGACTGGATTAGTAGTGGACTTCGGAACTTGTAGGCGTAGCTGCAGAGCCCGAGGAACAACCACTTGAGAACTCTTAGACAAAGCCATGTAAATAGGTGTGGGCTACCTGACTGTGGTCTCCATGATTATCGTAACTAGTGATTAAAGGCTCTAAGTGACGCTACTCAGGCTGGTTTGTAATGGCATGGGCGCGTCTACTCTTCATATCATTTAGAAACTAAGTCTCAAAATCTCAAATTTTCGTATACGCAGTTTTTCTGCTTCTGATAGTGTAGCTACCTTAACGGCCTAATGGAGTGTGTCAGGTTCCATGTCGTACATGACCAACTACTTCTCAGTACGCTTTTTGTAAAAGCCTCTATTCTATCCCTGTTTGGTGTTATGATATGTGTCTTTAACATATTAAATTTTCAAGATTCATTGCAAAAAAGATGTGCTAGAGATTTGTCTTTACCTAGGTCATACAATTGTTGTGTTTCTGCAATGAAGTAATATTTTCAGTTAATTTGTTGCCCATCaaaattattcatcattttgcTTTATGCTTTGGTGAATTCAGCTTAAATTATAATGACTACTATGGCAGGATTAAAAAGTCACGATTCTATTCTTTCAAAGTTGGACACTTTCAAGCGTAAGAGAAAAGCTCGCCTGGAAGTTGAAGAACTCAATAAAGAAAGTCGTCAAGCCATCGAAATGGCAGTTAGTGCTTTAACAACTGACGACCCCAAACAATATCAATTGGAAGAAGGACAAGAGCGTTCTTTTATTGAGAAGTCGTCCCAAGTATGCTTATTGTCTTACTTAAATCATTCTAAAACTTTCATAGAATTCTGAAGGTGTTAAGAATTTAGTGGACAAATTATTGACATGGATTAACAACGAACTATCAGAACATCGAATTCTCGTGAGAGATATTCAAGAAGACTTATATGACGGTCAACTTCTGCAAAAGTTAGTTGAAAAACTAGCGAAGATAAAGCTCGATCATCCTGAGTTAACGCTGTCTGAAATTGGACAACTTCAACGCCTGCGTGTAACtttaacaataataactaaCTGAGTTTTAGGGTGTATTACAAACTGTCAACGAAGTACTTCATGTATCAGAAACTTGGGCCAGTCAACGATGGACTGCCGAACGTATTCATCAGAAAGACTTGGTTGCTATTCTGCGCCTACTAGTTGTTATTGCTCGTCAATTTAAACCAGAAATGCGTTTTCAAGCAGGTATTTTTCTTACCGTCATAATCGCTCGCAAATTAAATGGTAAATTGGAGTATCGTTACGAAAGGGAATACATCACTGAAGTCACAGAAACATTGCCCGgttagttgtttcatattacaTTGTATTCATTAGCTATAGATGAAATTTCACTTTGTCAACTGTTAGCATCTTTTGAAATgaatatagaataataatatgttagagaatttaatgataatgatctCATCTAATTGTTCAGAAATTAACATAGAAGCAACTGCCAACATGTGTTCGAGTTACAATGGATATTTTGGTGAATCTTTAGAATAAATCACTTTTACCATATTGTGTTTCCAAAACAAACGATTTATTTAACGAATTTCCATTCCTCCTTATAAGCGAGATGTTAATGTGCAAGCTTTTGTCATGGATTATTCGAAAATTAAGGGCCGTGTTGTAAACGGAGTTTGAATGTTGAGAAATTCATTGTATAGTTCGATTTGTGCTCTCAGTAATGGTTACATCACTTAACTTTTAACTGTTAGGCCACAGGTTCAGAGCCTACTCCGTTTCTATTCAGGTAGTTCAGTAACATTATTAGCCCTCACGCAAATAGTGTTACCTGGTCCGAGCATTTTAACGTCTAGCACTGTCACACAcacatgggttattctagcttcccgACAGACCAGTTAATGTGTTCTGCTTGAGTCAAATTTTGCTCTTGTAAATTAATTGTTTATAGGGTTAGGGTTGTGTATGTGTATTACTTACCCTACTCATCGCATATCTTTGGTTTACTTTTGCTTGGTTATGAATGTTGAGtcacatttttttcaaatggagttggctcactcgccttcTCCGCCTCACCCCCCACTTTCCATTCTGAACGACTGTCTTCGACTAATATaagtttattaataaattactgTTTTACACTTCAAGCTGGCAGTCCTTTTGACGCCATATCAGAACATCATATGGTTTTGCAAGCAGTTCTTACTTTTATCAATACACATTTGGAACAAGTTGGCCTTCATGTTAATGATCTCTCCAAAGATGTAAGTTTTTTGCGTAAATTACTGCTCATATCTTTTcgtattttaattcatttcattgaaatagTATCAGTTTgggtgacaatcacagaggagtCAGTTCAACTAATATAGTGTATAAAATATTAACCTCATTAATAGTTCAAAGTTCAACTAGGGCTCGTGAAAAGCCAGTCTGAGAACACCGGGCTGGTTTCAGACATGAACGTAGATGTATAGACCAAATATCCACTCCTCAGGAGATTGTCGAAAACAGACATACTTTCCGACGTCCTACTATAGTTGTATTCCTTGACCAtaaggcagcattcgactctgttgaccGTGAGGTTTTATGGTAGTGTCTGTCATTAAAAGATGTATCAATGAAGTACATTAATCTTGTACTGGTTCTTAAGTCGGACACTACTGGCCGAGTCATTGCtaatggcgaactgtcatcggaACTAATTACTTCAAATGGTGTTCGTCTGAGTTGTCCGCTTTTCCCATTGTAATTTAACTTTGACAGACATGCTTTTAGAGAGGATACTTTCATCGTCTGACTTTTCAGAGGTTTATCTTTTACCAGGAGATTCGCTTGTTGAATTAGAATACGGAGATAATATAATTCTGTTCGCAgaagacactgacaaaatgcagtttTCTGACCACCTTTAGGCAACAATCCCAGGATGTTAGGGGTCCCGTTCTCActttaaatgtaaaatgttatttCAGGATCGGCTTGTGTCATCACCCGAATAGTAGTTGGACGTATTGACTTCCCCACTtttcttggaagtctcatcagtaCTGACGGTTTAatatctgacgaaatctcggtACGGATTCAGGTGTAGGTGAAATATCCGTCTTCCAACCAAAGGGCGGGTTCACTGCGCAGCAGTTTGCTCCGTTATAGTTTGTGGATGTGAAACGTTGCCATTAAGAGTAGTGGATATTTGTGGGTCACTGACATTTGGTTATAGGTGTCTACGAAGCATTGTTCGTGTATTTCGCTTTGCAACCACGGAGTAAGCAAtgtgctgtgctaatgcggtatggcaacttggatcgatgcatatatgtgcctggtcctactttgtaaCTGACCGATGTTATTGGTTCACAccaaagttttttttaatacagATAATACATGTATCTCCGGTCTAATAAATTTAACTTAGTgtattgtcagtcagtcagtacaacgtaggaccaggcacatatatgcatcggtccagattgccatacctcattaacacaacaaagATGGAcatcggattcataaaagtagttaattcagaggttacttacttacttacttacgcctgttactcccaatagagcataggtcgctgaccagcattctccaacccactctgtcctgggccttcttttctagttccatccaattcttgttcatttttctcatgtctatctccatttcccggcgtaatgtgttctttggtcttcctcttttcctttcgccttgaggattccatgtgagggcttgtcttgtgacgcagttgggtgctttcctcaatgtgtgtcctatccacttccagcgcttcttcctgatttcttcctccgctggaatctggtttgttctctcccacagtacgttgttgctaatagtgtccggccaatggatctgaagtattttgcgtagacaactgttgataaacccctgtattttctggatgatggctttcgtagttctccaactttccgccccatacagtagaactgttttggcatttgtattgaaacttctgactttgatgttgtttgacagttgttttgagttccggatgttcttcagttgtaaatatgctgctcttgctttgccgatccgcgccttcacatctgcatcaggtacaccctgttcatcaatgatgctgcccaaatacgtaaaggtttttacatcttccaaatcttcgtCAATTTTGATGGTATTGGtacattctgtgttgtatcggagaatcccgcttttccctttgtgtatattgagacctgctgctgaggctgctgctacaccggtcgtcttctcctgcatttgttgttgcgtttgagatagaagggccagatcatctgcaaagtccagatcgtccaaatgcatcctagatgtccattgtatcccgtgcttcccttcagacgttgacgtcttcatgatccagtcgatcaccaggagaaagagaaagggtgagagtaagcaaccttgcctaacaccggtcttcacttcgaacgagtttgtcaactgtcctccatgcacaattttgcagtgtaatccgtcatatg
The genomic region above belongs to Schistosoma haematobium chromosome 2, whole genome shotgun sequence and contains:
- a CDS encoding hypothetical protein (EggNog:ENOG410V5DM~COG:Z) gives rise to the protein MTTMAGLKSHDSILSKLDTFKRKRKARLEVEELNKESRQAIEMAVSALTTDDPKQYQLEEGQERSFIEKSSQNSEGVKNLVDKLLTWINNELSEHRILVRDIQEDLYDGQLLQKLVEKLAKIKLDHPELTLSEIGQLQRLRGVLQTVNEVLHVSETWASQRWTAERIHQKDLVAILRLLVVIARQFKPEMRFQAGIFLTVIIARKLNGKLEYRYEREYITEVTETLPAGSPFDAISEHHMVLQAVLTFINTHLEQVGLHVNDLSKDFRDGVLLILLMGLIDGYFVPFHAYHPTPTTEELCTSNVKLAFELIQAAGMVEPPAKPEEIVAGDSSAVLRVLYGIYSYCAHMEDEQRRYEINNIREQGEMDGYYGNKQEPSVQHGVINLS